The Staphylococcus sp. 17KM0847 DNA segment AAGAAAAAAAACAAATAAAATGCCCGGAAAAATATAGTTACTCACATCTTGATAATCAAAGTCTTTCATCACAAATAATACAAAAATAAAAATCGGAACAATATTAGATTTAATCGCTCTAAAAATGCTCATAACATATGATATAGGATGGAGCTTTTGCGGATTATACATCGCTGTCCTCCTCCTTTAAATAGGATAGACAATATTGTTCAATCCGTACAACATCTGTTTTATGTAATAGCGGTAATACGACTTCATGCCCTGCAGTAACAAGCGTCAATCGTTGCAATTTATGACGTCGCATTAACGGACCATTTTTCCATTGTACATATTGTAAACGTTCTATTTTTAAAGCTTCGTATTTGCGAAACCAAAAACGCGCTTGTACTTCTAACACATTTTCTGTTAAGCGATAACGATGATAACGATAGTTGAAATAGGGTTTCAATAGACAATAAATACATAAAAGAATAATGACCGCAATCAATATGTATAAATATGAAGACCAACCTACATACTTAAATATGAGGGTAATTGCTAAAATAAGCGGTAGCGTAATGGCTATCCATACAAGACCGTAATAACGCCTATAATAATGCTTAGCCGTTTCTGGACTTCTTTCGAGTACGCCTTTCATCATCTATACCTCCTATTTTATTTTTGAGTATATTATAACATAAACATTTTCCTCCAACTTTTGTATTCAACCTTTGTGAAAAATGAAAAAGGCTCGACAATATATACTGTCCAAGCCTTTAACACAACTTTTATTTTTGATGATCTGCAAATGTACGCCCTTTTTTCACTTTGCCTTCACGTTTATTTTTGAAATTTCCTTTTTTATTAAAGTTTTGTTTGCGATTATTTTTACTATGACGTTTATGATTTGAGCCTTTACGATTACCACCTTTATGACCACGATTTTTACGTGCCAATGGTTTTTCAAAAGTCAGTTGTACTTCCACGTCATCATTCGACTCTACAAGTTCTTGCAATAATGATGTCACAAGATCAGCTGCATCATATGTTTCAAGCAATTGCTTAGCTATATGTTCAACACGCGGTTCTTTATCAACTGACATCCAATTTTCAACTTTGTTTTTAATCTCGTCTTCACGTGCTTGTAAAACTTCTTTGCGGTGTGGTGGACGTAATGCACGCATTTGACGACGGTTCGTTTGTTCAATTTGACGAATATAGTCCATCTCAATTGGATTAACAAACGTTACAGCAATACCATGCTTACCTGCACGCCCCGTACGACCAATACGATGTGTATAGCTTTCAGTATCTTGCGGAATATCAAAATTATATACATGACTTACACCTGAAATATCTAAGCCGCGTGCTGCAACATCCGTTGCTACTAAAATATCAATCTGATCATTCTTGAATTTTTTCAATACTTCTAAACGCTTCGCTTGTGTGATATCACCATGAAGCCCTTCAGCTTTATATCCTTTCGATAACAATGCACTTGTTAATTCATCTACACGGCGTTTCGTACGTCCAAATACAATTGCAAGCTCTGGTTGATGTACATCCAAGAAATTAGTAAAGGTATCAAACTTCTCTAACTCTTTAACAATGGTATAAAATTCATCAATTTGCGGGTCTGAAATTTCGTTGTTCATCGTCTTAATAATCTTTGGTGACTTCATAAAGTTTTGTACAAGTTCTTGAATTGCTTTAGGCATCGTTGCTGAAAATAACATTGTTTGACGATTATCAGATGGTAATTTATCCATAATATAACGCATGTCGTCAATAAAGCCCATATTCATCATTTCATCTGCTTCATCTAATATTAAGGTTTCAATATCTTGTGTTTTTAACGTACGGCGATTTAAATGATCGATAACACGTCCCGGTGTTCCAACAACAATCTGCGGTCCACGTTTTAATGATTTAATTTGACGATCAATAGGCATACCACCAAAAACAGTTACAACTTGTACTTTTTGACCACGGCTAAATTCACGTAACTGCTCTGCCACTTGCATTGCGAGTTCACGTGTCGGTGCTAAAATCAACGCATGTACACCTTGTTTACCGATGACTTTTTCAATTAATGGGATACCAAATGCGCCTGTTTTCCCTGTCCCTGTTTGCGCCTGTCCCAATATATCAATATTTTGGAGTGCATATGGGATACTATCTTTTTGAATAGGGGTTGGTTCTGTGAATCCCATTGACTCAAGGGTTTCAGCTGTACGTTCTGAAACACCTAATTCTGTAAATTTTTGCAAAGTAATTCTCCTTTTTATTTCAAAATTCTCATATAATACTGTCAAATAATTTTAATCTAACTTCTACATATTACCACCTAAGCATTAATATCGCAATAAATGGGAATATGTAAGTCATATTGACCCACTAAAAATGTAACTTCAATACAAAAACCTTAATGTGTATCTTCCAGCTTACACATTAAGGTTAACTTCAATCATGCATTTATACTATTTTACAAGTGCTTCTACTACTGCTTCTAACTTCATGCCACGTGATCCCTTAACTAATACGATATCATCAGGTTGAAATAATGCTGTTAACTTCTGAATAAGTTCAGTTTTAGAGACAAAATGTTGTGCTTCGTCCACATGATTTTTACCTTCTTCATATAATGCGTAAGAAGCTTCTCCATATGTAAAGAGCATATTAATCTGTTTATTTTCTAAGTATGCCCCTACGTTTGCATGTAGCTGTTCAGATTGTGGACCTAACTCTAAAACATCACCGAATACAAGTATCTTTCTTCCCACCATTTGTGTCATCGTATCAATGGCTGCTCTCATACTTGTAGGGCTTGCATTGTAAGCATCGTTAATAACTGTTGCCCCATTTTGAGCGATAAATTGTTGCATACGCATTTCTGTGAGTGCTAACTGATCAAGTTGTTGTTGAATGACTTGTTGACAGACACCTAACTTTTCAGCAATACAAATTGCAATAGCTGCATTTCTCATATTGTGTGTACCTATTACAGGAATATGATAGCGCTGTGTCGTTCCATTATGGTTGAGAGAAAATGTAATGCCAGTTGCATCATGAGCGTGTATCTCACAATGCATATCATTTTGTAAACCTGTTCCAATACTTATCGTGTTGCGTGTATCCAATGTATCAACAAGTGCAGTTAATAAAGGTTCATCTCCATCATATAACAGCACACCGTCTTTTTTTAATCCGGATACAATTTCAAATTTTGCACGTGCAATCCCTTCTCGAGAACCTAAATCTTGCATATGTGATTCACCGATATTTGTAATAACAGCAAAATCCGGTTGCGCAATACGAGATAACAATTCAATTTCACCAAATCCCGACATCCCCATCTCTAAAATAGAAATTTGTGTTTCGGGAGATAACTGCAAAATAGTGAGTGGCATACCTATCTCATTATTATAATTTCCTTGTGTTTTTTTGACATTGTAGTTCGCTGAAAGTGTATTCTCTAACATATCTTTCGTTGTTGTTTTACCATTAGAACCTGTCACCGCGATAACTGTTGGATCTATATATCTGATATACGCTTTTGCAAGTTCCTGTAATGCAATCAATGTATCTTCTACCCAGATGATCGGTTTATCTTTTGGCGGTTCAATATCACTGTCTTTTTGAAAGAAGGTTGCAGCGGCACCATCTTGTAATGCCTGTGCGCTAAAGCGATGACCGTCTACGTTTTCTCCTTTAAAAGGGATAAAAAGTTGCCCTGCTTCGATATGACGCGAATCAATTGTAACACCTTGAATCATCACATCTAAAAAACGTGTTTCTACTTCACACGAAATCCAGTCTGTCAATTGCTTTAAACTAATATTTATCATAAGTTCTCAACCTCAGTCATCGATGCGGTATTTATTCAGTTGTTTTTCTGCATGACGTTCTTTTGCCAATTCAATTAATTTTGTAATCAACTCTGAATAAGATACCCCCATATTTTCCCATAATTTCGGATACATGCTGTACGCTGTAAAGCCCGGCATCGCATTCGTTTCATTAATAAAAATCTGTTGATCTTCCGTAACAAAAAAGTCCGCTCGTAATAAACCTGCACAATCCGTTGCCTTAAATGCTTCGATCGCCATATTGCGTAATGTCATTTGTACTTCTTCATCCAACTCTGCCGGAATACTCAACTTAACTTTGCCATCTTTATATTTTGATTTATAGTCATAAAACGCAACATCTTTAATCACTTCTCCGGGCCATGTTGTCTCAGGGTAGTCGTTGCCAAGTACAGCCACCTCAACTTCACGTGCAGTGACTCCTTGTTCAATTACAAGTTTACGATCAAATTGAAAAGCCTCTTCAATACCACGAATGAGTGCTGCTTCATCTTCACATTTACTGATTCCTACACTTGAACCTAAATTGGCAGGCTTAACAAATACAGGAAACTCTAACTTATCTTGAACAAGTTTTAAAATATTGTGCTGATATTTTTCATATTCACTGCGTAAAAAGCTAACATAAGGTAACTGTGGTAACCCTCTATGTGCAAAAAGTTGTTTCATTACCAACTTATCCATAGAACTTGCTGCAGCTAACACACCATTTCCCACGTAAGGAATATCAAGCACTTCGAATAATCCTTGAATCGTCCCATCTTCACCATTTGGGCCGTGTAATAACGGGAAGACCGCATCATAACTGCCACCTTGGCTACTCTTTGTTAACAATGTTGAAATATGTCCCGCTTCAACATCTTTTAATCTCAACGTTTCGATATTTGTGATTTCTTCAGTAATATGCTCTTGTTTTTTCCATTGACCATCGTTTGTAATATAAATAATATCAATATGATATTGTGCTTTATCAATTGCATTTAATACATTTTGCGCTGTTAAAATCGAAACGTCATGTTCGGCACTTTTCCCACCATATATGATACATAAAGCTTCTTTCGACATAGTTCCGCCTCCAAATGATTTTCTAAACTCCATATTACCATGTCGAATGTTTATTATGCATTTAATTTCCTACAATATTAGCAATTTAATTACAAGTTTTGTAAAATCGGTATATAATACAGATTAGAGAAATTTTTAGTATAAAGGAGATTAGCATGGCTTCTTCTCGTCAACACACACAAAAGTCTTTTTTTAAACGCTTGGATTGGACATTAATCAGCTTAGTCACCCTTCTATGCATCATCAGTGTGATTACCATTCATTCTGCAATGGGCGGCGGGCAGTATAGCATGGACTTTGGTGTACGTCAGATTTTTTATTACATTTTAGGTGCGATCATTGCTTTTATTATTATGTTGCTTTCACCCAAAAAAATACGTAAATATGTTAATGGCGTTTACTTATTCTTTGTCCTACTGCTTTTCGGACTGATTATCTTACCTGAGTCTAGCTTTACGCCCATTATTAATGGTGCAAAAAGCTGGTATCGCATTGGTCCAATCAGTATTCAACCCTCTGAATTCATGAAAATTGTTCTCATACTCGCAGTATCAAAAGTTGTTGCACAGCATAACCGTTTTGTATTTAATAAATCTCTCGAAACAGATTTTATGCTTTTAGTCAAAATTTTCGCAGTTACAATTGTACCGATGGGTTTGATCTTATTACAAAATGACTTAGGGACAACACTTGTTTTTATGGCAATTATTGCTGGCATCGTCATTGTAAGTGGTGTGTCTTGGAAAATTTTAGCCCCCTTATTCGGTACGATCATTGTGTTAGGCAGCGGGCTAATTTTATCTATTATTTACAAACCAAGCTTAATTGAAAACATCTCTGGTATTAAAACTTATCAGTTAGGTCGTATTAACTCTTGGCTTGACCCTTACACGTATAGTTCCGGTGATGGCTTTCATTTAACAGAATCAATGAAAGCGATCGGTTCCGGTCAATTAGTTGGTAAAGGTCTGAACAATGGTGAAGTTTATATCCCTGAAAACCATACTGACTTTATCTTTTCTGTGATTGGTGAAGAGTTTGGTTTCGTTGGTGCAGTCATTGTATTAGTGATATTTTTATTGCTCTTGTTACATTTGATTCGACTGGCTGTTATATCTGAGGACTTGTTCAATAAGTCATTCATTATCGGTTATACAAGTTTATTACTTTTCCATATCGTTCAAAATATCGGTATGACTATTCAACTCCTCCCTATCACAGGTATCCCTCTTCCATTTATTAGCTACGGTGGGAGTTCGTTATGGAGCTTGATGGCAGGACTCGGTGTCATTCTAAGTATTCATTACTATACACCTAAAAAATACAATACACATTCATTGCAATCACGTATATCCAAATAAGTATCCATAAAAAATCCCCACTAATGAAATCGAATATCATTAGTGGGGATTGCTTATTCTCATATTAAAAATATTACTTCAGTTTTTCAGGAGGAGTGGTCGTATTGGGCAGTGATCTCATGATATCCAATCGCGATTTTGTCTTTTTAACTTTAACCCCAATTGATGATAACATCTTCACCACACTGTAAAACTTATCATTTGGTTTTGCCATATTATCACCCCGATTATCAATCCACTCTCTTTATCTTACCTTACTTTGAATGTTGATACTATATTATTTTTAAATAAATTGAAGTTTATTTAGAAATATGTTTAAGTCGTAAAGCATTCAATACAACAGAAACCGAACTAAATGCCATAGCTGTACCAGCTAGCCAAGGTGCTAAAAATCCCATTGCTGCAAAAGGTATGCCCAACATATTGTAACAGAATGCAAAAAATAGATTTTGTTTAATATTGCGTATAGTAAGACGGCTTAATTGTAATGTCTCAATAATATGTTGGAGATTGCCATTTACTAATGCAATATCAGCAGATTCTAGTGCGATATCAGTACCTGAACCCATCGCAATACCAATATCACTCTTCATTAAAGCGGGGGCATCATTTAAACCATCTCCAACCATCATGACATACCGTCCTTCTTGTTGTAATTGTGCAATAACAGATGCCTTTTCATTTGGTTTCACCCCCGCAACAACCCGTGTTAAACCTAGCGTTTTGCCTATTGCTTGGGCTGTTTTTTCACTATCTCCACTGAGCATAATGAGATCATATTGCTTAGCAAGTTGCGCTAACACTGATGGCGCTTCTTGTTTGGGTTCATCTCGAACACCTAATATGATGGCGAGCATACCATCCATGCTCATTGCAATCACTGTCGCACCTGAAGCTTCAAGCATTTGAACTTTTTTCATTTCCTCTTCATTGATTATTGTATATTGTTTAACAAATGCGATAGAACCTACAACAATCTGATGACCTTCAACTTTTCCAAGAATACCATTACCCGTATGTGTCTGATAATCATCCACAGGTAATATTTCTAACGCATCAAAATAAGTCACAATCGCTTTAGAAATAGGATGCTCAGACTGAAATTCTAAACTTTTCATATAACTTTTAGACTGGATATTCACATTAAAATCATACATTTTTATCACTTCAGGGTTACCCATTGTCAAAGTTCCTGTTTTATCAAAGACAATTGTATCTACACGGTGTGCTTGTTCCAGTGATTCAGCTGTTTTGAATAATACGCCAGATTCTGCAGCACGTCCTGAACCTACCATGATTGATGTCGGTGTTGCTAAACCCAATGCACATGGACAAGCAATAACAATCACTGCAATAAATGTTTCTAGTGCCTGTGATAAATGATACGGTGTAATAAAAAAGTACCATACTATAAAAGTAATCACAGCAATCCCTACAACTACCGGTACAAATATATTAGACACTTTATCTGCCAAACGTTGTATTTGGGGTTTTTCTCCCTGGGCTTCTTCAACAACTTTAATAATTTGGTTGAGTACAAGATCTTCTCCTGTATGTGTGACACGTACCTTTATAAAGTTTTGTTGATTAATCGTACTACCAATTACCGTATCTCCCACTTTTTTATCGACTGGTAAACTTTCACCAGTCAACATAGACTCATCAACAGTTGACCACCCTTCAATCACTTCTCCATCTAAAGGAATTTGTGCCCCACTACGTACACGTACAATATCACCTACACGTACATCTTCAATTGATATATGACATATTTGTC contains these protein-coding regions:
- a CDS encoding Lmo0850 family protein, which gives rise to MAKPNDKFYSVVKMLSSIGVKVKKTKSRLDIMRSLPNTTTPPEKLK
- a CDS encoding D-alanine--D-alanine ligase yields the protein MSKEALCIIYGGKSAEHDVSILTAQNVLNAIDKAQYHIDIIYITNDGQWKKQEHITEEITNIETLRLKDVEAGHISTLLTKSSQGGSYDAVFPLLHGPNGEDGTIQGLFEVLDIPYVGNGVLAAASSMDKLVMKQLFAHRGLPQLPYVSFLRSEYEKYQHNILKLVQDKLEFPVFVKPANLGSSVGISKCEDEAALIRGIEEAFQFDRKLVIEQGVTAREVEVAVLGNDYPETTWPGEVIKDVAFYDYKSKYKDGKVKLSIPAELDEEVQMTLRNMAIEAFKATDCAGLLRADFFVTEDQQIFINETNAMPGFTAYSMYPKLWENMGVSYSELITKLIELAKERHAEKQLNKYRIDD
- a CDS encoding DEAD/DEAH box helicase, translating into MQKFTELGVSERTAETLESMGFTEPTPIQKDSIPYALQNIDILGQAQTGTGKTGAFGIPLIEKVIGKQGVHALILAPTRELAMQVAEQLREFSRGQKVQVVTVFGGMPIDRQIKSLKRGPQIVVGTPGRVIDHLNRRTLKTQDIETLILDEADEMMNMGFIDDMRYIMDKLPSDNRQTMLFSATMPKAIQELVQNFMKSPKIIKTMNNEISDPQIDEFYTIVKELEKFDTFTNFLDVHQPELAIVFGRTKRRVDELTSALLSKGYKAEGLHGDITQAKRLEVLKKFKNDQIDILVATDVAARGLDISGVSHVYNFDIPQDTESYTHRIGRTGRAGKHGIAVTFVNPIEMDYIRQIEQTNRRQMRALRPPHRKEVLQAREDEIKNKVENWMSVDKEPRVEHIAKQLLETYDAADLVTSLLQELVESNDDVEVQLTFEKPLARKNRGHKGGNRKGSNHKRHSKNNRKQNFNKKGNFKNKREGKVKKGRTFADHQK
- a CDS encoding cation-translocating P-type ATPase produces the protein MRKETFKISGMTCAACAARIERTLKREAGVASIHVNLVMEKGTVIYDKSQISLDTIFERIAKIGFEALPIETKKETQARKKNELKHQKYKFIVSLILSLPLLYTMFAHFSFLSFISVPDLLLNPWFQFILATPIQFLLGWQFYRGAYQSLSNKSANMDVLVAMGTSAAYFYSIYLMFSHTHTVGHVPLYFETSAVLITLILLGKYFEKRAKGHASDAIEKLAALQVHDAEVERAGQICHISIEDVRVGDIVRVRSGAQIPLDGEVIEGWSTVDESMLTGESLPVDKKVGDTVIGSTINQQNFIKVRVTHTGEDLVLNQIIKVVEEAQGEKPQIQRLADKVSNIFVPVVVGIAVITFIVWYFFITPYHLSQALETFIAVIVIACPCALGLATPTSIMVGSGRAAESGVLFKTAESLEQAHRVDTIVFDKTGTLTMGNPEVIKMYDFNVNIQSKSYMKSLEFQSEHPISKAIVTYFDALEILPVDDYQTHTGNGILGKVEGHQIVVGSIAFVKQYTIINEEEMKKVQMLEASGATVIAMSMDGMLAIILGVRDEPKQEAPSVLAQLAKQYDLIMLSGDSEKTAQAIGKTLGLTRVVAGVKPNEKASVIAQLQQEGRYVMMVGDGLNDAPALMKSDIGIAMGSGTDIALESADIALVNGNLQHIIETLQLSRLTIRNIKQNLFFAFCYNMLGIPFAAMGFLAPWLAGTAMAFSSVSVVLNALRLKHISK
- the murF gene encoding UDP-N-acetylmuramoyl-tripeptide--D-alanyl-D-alanine ligase, with amino-acid sequence MINISLKQLTDWISCEVETRFLDVMIQGVTIDSRHIEAGQLFIPFKGENVDGHRFSAQALQDGAAATFFQKDSDIEPPKDKPIIWVEDTLIALQELAKAYIRYIDPTVIAVTGSNGKTTTKDMLENTLSANYNVKKTQGNYNNEIGMPLTILQLSPETQISILEMGMSGFGEIELLSRIAQPDFAVITNIGESHMQDLGSREGIARAKFEIVSGLKKDGVLLYDGDEPLLTALVDTLDTRNTISIGTGLQNDMHCEIHAHDATGITFSLNHNGTTQRYHIPVIGTHNMRNAAIAICIAEKLGVCQQVIQQQLDQLALTEMRMQQFIAQNGATVINDAYNASPTSMRAAIDTMTQMVGRKILVFGDVLELGPQSEQLHANVGAYLENKQINMLFTYGEASYALYEEGKNHVDEAQHFVSKTELIQKLTALFQPDDIVLVKGSRGMKLEAVVEALVK
- a CDS encoding PH domain-containing protein — its product is MMKGVLERSPETAKHYYRRYYGLVWIAITLPLILAITLIFKYVGWSSYLYILIAVIILLCIYCLLKPYFNYRYHRYRLTENVLEVQARFWFRKYEALKIERLQYVQWKNGPLMRRHKLQRLTLVTAGHEVVLPLLHKTDVVRIEQYCLSYLKEEDSDV
- a CDS encoding FtsW/RodA/SpoVE family cell cycle protein, translating into MASSRQHTQKSFFKRLDWTLISLVTLLCIISVITIHSAMGGGQYSMDFGVRQIFYYILGAIIAFIIMLLSPKKIRKYVNGVYLFFVLLLFGLIILPESSFTPIINGAKSWYRIGPISIQPSEFMKIVLILAVSKVVAQHNRFVFNKSLETDFMLLVKIFAVTIVPMGLILLQNDLGTTLVFMAIIAGIVIVSGVSWKILAPLFGTIIVLGSGLILSIIYKPSLIENISGIKTYQLGRINSWLDPYTYSSGDGFHLTESMKAIGSGQLVGKGLNNGEVYIPENHTDFIFSVIGEEFGFVGAVIVLVIFLLLLLHLIRLAVISEDLFNKSFIIGYTSLLLFHIVQNIGMTIQLLPITGIPLPFISYGGSSLWSLMAGLGVILSIHYYTPKKYNTHSLQSRISK